A genomic window from Winogradskyella sp. J14-2 includes:
- a CDS encoding DUF1801 domain-containing protein, whose protein sequence is MQYDATSPEDYISQVPEERQDTLKKLRKVIKDNLPKGFEEGMQYKMIGYYVPHSVYPDGYHCDPKVPLPFMSFASQKNSVNLYHMGIYAKKELLDWFVAEYPKHCKRKLDMGKSCIRFKKMEDIPFELIGELTQKMSSEEWIAIYESALKKK, encoded by the coding sequence ATGCAATACGACGCAACATCACCAGAAGATTATATAAGTCAGGTACCAGAAGAACGGCAAGACACGCTCAAAAAACTTCGTAAGGTTATAAAGGATAATTTACCTAAAGGTTTTGAGGAAGGTATGCAATACAAAATGATTGGCTACTATGTGCCGCACTCGGTTTATCCAGATGGTTACCATTGCGATCCTAAAGTACCTTTACCGTTTATGAGTTTTGCTTCACAAAAAAACTCTGTCAATCTATATCATATGGGCATTTATGCAAAGAAAGAATTGCTAGATTGGTTTGTTGCGGAATATCCTAAGCATTGCAAACGCAAACTCGATATGGGTAAAAGTTGTATCAGATTTAAAAAAATGGAGGATATTCCGTTTGAACTCATTGGTGAGCTAACTCAAAAAATGAGTAGTGAAGAATGGATTGCCATTTACGAATCAGCCTTAAAGAAAAAATAA
- a CDS encoding VOC family protein → MKKRVTGIGGLFFKSTNPKASKEWYKKHLGFNTDDYGCKFWWKDKDGKDCSTQWSPFGKDTKYYEPSKKDFMFNYRVENLEKLLETLREEGVTIIGDVEEYDYGKFGWVLDNDGNKVELWEPIDQAFK, encoded by the coding sequence ATGAAAAAACGAGTAACAGGAATAGGTGGTCTGTTTTTTAAATCCACAAACCCAAAAGCATCAAAAGAATGGTACAAAAAACATCTAGGTTTTAATACAGACGATTATGGTTGCAAATTTTGGTGGAAAGATAAGGACGGAAAGGATTGTTCTACACAGTGGAGTCCTTTTGGGAAAGATACCAAATATTATGAGCCTTCTAAAAAAGACTTTATGTTTAACTATAGAGTAGAAAATTTAGAGAAATTATTAGAAACTTTAAGAGAAGAAGGTGTTACAATAATAGGAGACGTGGAAGAATACGACTACGGTAAGTTTGGCTGGGTGCTAGATAATGACGGTAACAAAGTTGAACTCTGGGAGCCGATTGACCAAGCATTTAAGTGA
- a CDS encoding carboxypeptidase-like regulatory domain-containing protein, translating to MSKVLVGLLFPVICFSQTLKGKVIDAANNKPLETVAVYFDNTTIGTTTDVQGNFSIDYSDAIQSPLVVSYLGYKKVVIEDYRTTNDIVIKLKPTDISLDEVFIDFDDGLTRKQKLRLFRKEFLGTSKYAKSCKILNENDIVLRYDKRNKTLYANAEVPVLIKNNALQYQISFDMIDFEAKYRYADLETQDFALERVAYAGTSYYKNLDKADKKRVQRIRENVYKGSVQHFMRALYHKKLREKGYEIYYKGFRVAEYKYFKITAKPNTDFKKVSLKQKVSILYDRKEQSDIEVYVDSFLVDAYGNYSAIKGVYFNGAMGSQRMGDTLPLDYGLDVKKETQK from the coding sequence ATGAGTAAGGTTTTAGTTGGGCTTCTATTTCCAGTAATTTGTTTTTCTCAGACCCTAAAAGGTAAAGTTATAGATGCCGCAAATAACAAACCTTTAGAAACAGTTGCTGTTTATTTCGATAATACCACAATTGGTACAACTACCGACGTGCAAGGAAATTTCTCTATAGATTATTCAGACGCTATACAATCTCCTTTGGTGGTTTCCTATTTAGGTTACAAAAAAGTAGTTATAGAAGATTATAGAACCACGAACGATATAGTTATAAAGCTAAAGCCAACAGATATTAGCCTAGATGAGGTGTTTATAGATTTTGATGATGGTTTAACCAGAAAACAAAAACTGAGACTTTTTAGAAAAGAATTTTTAGGAACATCTAAATATGCCAAATCTTGTAAAATTTTAAACGAAAATGACATTGTATTACGATACGATAAAAGAAACAAAACCTTATATGCCAATGCCGAAGTACCTGTACTCATAAAAAATAATGCACTACAGTACCAGATATCTTTTGATATGATAGATTTTGAAGCGAAATACCGCTATGCAGATCTAGAAACGCAAGATTTTGCTTTAGAGCGAGTGGCTTATGCTGGCACCTCTTATTATAAAAACTTAGACAAGGCAGATAAAAAGCGTGTACAAAGAATACGAGAAAACGTTTATAAAGGCTCTGTACAACATTTTATGCGTGCATTATACCATAAAAAATTGAGAGAAAAAGGTTACGAAATTTATTATAAAGGCTTTAGAGTTGCCGAGTATAAATATTTTAAAATCACAGCAAAACCGAATACCGATTTTAAAAAAGTTTCTCTAAAACAAAAAGTATCAATTTTATATGACAGAAAGGAACAAAGCGATATTGAGGTCTATGTAGACAGTTTTTTGGTTGATGCTTACGGCAACTATTCCGCTATAAAAGGAGTCTATTTTAATGGAGCAATGGGCAGCCAACGCATGGGAGATACGCTACCCTTGGATTATGGTTTAGATGTAAAAAAAGAAACCCAGAAATAA